The following are from one region of the Lytechinus variegatus isolate NC3 chromosome 4, Lvar_3.0, whole genome shotgun sequence genome:
- the LOC121413792 gene encoding uncharacterized protein LOC121413792, with the protein MRNILIFMTVILASCYQARAVSYVEGQEAELIFPYPCESTEITLQQSNRLPFYNSADGSTLSLHEDQHHRFSIHYEYDINDCYLKLTIINVKRVDQGTYILFVYGNQRQIIGDPYRIWLNIDYPPGKASCVVGEYKGGKWVSIDCTAKTGSLPGKIECYQDGEWMPPLTGPIETHITLKQTILIRKSQPAFCCSSFLNGNKSRDECDDTGLFLEGTRSNDLSATISMQTTTGSQNTEEIIKICDCRQYHFSTNTFSTDGLKESKDDLKTILIYCSFAAAVVLIFIMKVCSSAK; encoded by the coding sequence ATGAGGAACATCCTAATTTTCATGACAGTAATTCTTGCAAGTTGCTACCAAGCCAGAGCAGTGTCCTATGTCGAAGGGCAAGAAGCCGAGTTGATTTTTCCATATCCATGTGAAAGTACGGAAATCACATTACAGCAATCAAACAGGCTCCCATTTTATAATTCTGCAGATGGCTCAACACTGTCTTTGCATGAAGATCAGCATCATAGATTCAGCATACATTATGAATATGACATTAATGATTGCTATCTGAAACTTACAATAATCAATGTGAAGAGGGTTGATCAAGGGACATACATTTTATTTGTCTATGGGAATCAAAGGCAAATAATTGGTGATCCATACAGGATTTGGCTCAACATAGATTACCCTCCTGGTAAAGCATCATGTGTTGTGGGTGAATACAAGGGTGGTAAGTGGGTTTCTATAGACTGTACAGCCAAGACTGGAAGCCTACCAGGAAAGATTGAATGCTATCAAGATGGAGAGTGGATGCCGCCCCTGACGGGCCCAATTGAAACTCACATCACCCTAAAACAGACCATTCTCATCAGAAAATCACAGCCAGCATTTTGCTGTTCTTCCTTCTTGAATGGAAATAAATCAAGAGATGAGTGTGATGATACTGGCCTATTCCTAGAGGGTACCAGAAGCAATGATTTATCTGCTACCATCTCCATGCAAACAACTACTGGAAGTCAAAACACTGAAGAGATTATAAAGATTTGTGATTGCAGACAATATCATTTCTCAACAAACACTTTCTCCACCGATGGATTGAAAGAGAGCAAAGATGACCTGAAAACTATACTCATATATTGTAGTTTCGCAGCTGCTGTGGTCCTCATTTTTATAATGAAAGTATGTTCCAgtgcaaaatga